One Cellulosimicrobium protaetiae genomic region harbors:
- a CDS encoding DUF4012 domain-containing protein produces the protein MTTTEPATTRPPRHPRSRRRSGLRWVGWGLLLLVALLVVAAGLLARDAFAARDALMTAMDEVPAAEDALRAGDVETADAVLADVQPLTATARQSTDGPLWALAAHLPVYGQDVRAFSAAAATVDDLATDVLPALTQALAAVEGDAVRLTGDGVDLAPLQEAAPAMADAGRAFDAIDTRLATVDPTALHAELAEPWGQLLERTDTLRPVVRTADRLTTLGPAMLGADGPRRYLLVALNNAELRAGGGIPGALAVLTADGGKVTLERQASTSDVPPFAEPVLPLDPGVEQLFTDRVGRYVQDTPLTPDYPTTAELTATMWEQAQGETLDGVVATDPVALSYLLEATGPLDVDLGGEPLTIDAGNVVQVLLADAYAALEPGPETDAFFAAVAARVLGAFLGGEADPGVARDALVRGADEHRVLLWSAHAEEQADLAGTVVAGDIDTADRAAGTVGVFFNDGTGGKMGYYLGSDVRLQESVCTDRGRSDTFAVDLSSSAPADAATSLPWYVTGGGVSGVEPGVVRTFVVLYPPRGGQVTDVRLDGAPLAAQPGTVGGREALSALVDLGPGATAALTFTTSAPAGPDVPPVAGTTPGTIDVWTTPTTTQPGLRTVDVTSCG, from the coding sequence ATGACGACGACGGAGCCGGCCACGACCCGGCCCCCGCGCCACCCCCGCTCCCGGCGACGCAGCGGGCTCCGGTGGGTCGGCTGGGGGCTGCTCCTCCTCGTCGCGCTGCTCGTCGTCGCGGCGGGACTCCTCGCGCGCGACGCGTTCGCGGCGCGCGACGCGCTCATGACGGCCATGGACGAGGTCCCCGCGGCCGAGGACGCGCTGCGCGCGGGCGACGTCGAGACGGCGGACGCCGTGCTCGCTGACGTCCAGCCGCTCACGGCGACGGCACGGCAGAGCACCGACGGGCCCCTGTGGGCGCTCGCCGCGCACCTGCCGGTCTACGGCCAGGACGTGCGCGCGTTCTCCGCGGCGGCGGCGACCGTCGACGACCTCGCCACCGACGTCCTGCCCGCTCTCACCCAGGCCCTCGCCGCGGTCGAGGGCGACGCCGTCCGGCTGACCGGCGACGGCGTCGACCTCGCGCCGCTCCAGGAGGCGGCACCGGCCATGGCGGACGCGGGACGCGCGTTCGACGCCATCGACACCCGGCTCGCGACGGTGGATCCCACCGCGCTGCACGCCGAGCTCGCCGAGCCGTGGGGTCAGCTCCTCGAACGCACCGACACGCTGCGCCCCGTCGTGCGGACCGCCGACCGGCTCACCACGCTGGGACCCGCGATGCTCGGCGCGGACGGACCGCGCCGCTACCTCCTCGTCGCGCTCAACAACGCGGAGCTCCGCGCGGGCGGAGGGATCCCGGGCGCGCTGGCCGTGCTCACCGCCGACGGCGGCAAGGTCACCCTGGAACGCCAGGCCTCGACGAGCGACGTCCCGCCGTTCGCGGAGCCCGTGCTCCCGCTCGACCCCGGCGTCGAGCAGCTCTTCACCGACCGGGTGGGCCGGTACGTGCAGGACACCCCGCTCACGCCCGACTACCCGACGACGGCCGAGCTGACGGCCACCATGTGGGAGCAGGCGCAGGGCGAGACGCTGGACGGCGTCGTGGCCACCGACCCGGTGGCGCTGTCCTACCTCCTCGAGGCGACCGGCCCGCTCGACGTCGACCTCGGCGGGGAGCCCCTGACGATCGACGCGGGGAACGTCGTCCAGGTCCTCCTCGCGGACGCGTACGCCGCGCTGGAGCCCGGCCCCGAGACGGACGCGTTCTTCGCCGCCGTCGCGGCACGCGTCCTCGGCGCGTTCCTCGGCGGCGAGGCGGATCCCGGCGTCGCCCGGGACGCCCTGGTCCGTGGCGCGGACGAGCACCGGGTCCTGCTGTGGTCGGCCCACGCCGAGGAGCAGGCGGACCTGGCCGGGACCGTCGTGGCGGGCGACATCGACACCGCGGACCGTGCCGCCGGCACGGTGGGCGTGTTCTTCAACGACGGCACCGGCGGCAAGATGGGCTACTACCTCGGCAGCGACGTCCGGCTGCAGGAGAGCGTCTGCACCGACCGCGGCCGGTCCGACACGTTCGCGGTCGACCTCTCGTCGTCGGCCCCGGCCGACGCCGCGACGAGCCTGCCGTGGTACGTCACGGGCGGCGGGGTCTCCGGGGTCGAGCCCGGTGTCGTGCGCACGTTCGTCGTGCTCTACCCGCCGCGCGGCGGGCAGGTGACGGACGTCCGGCTGGACGGGGCGCCGCTCGCCGCGCAGCCCGGCACGGTCGGGGGACGCGAGGCCCTGTCCGCGCTGGTCGACCTCGGCCCGGGCGCCACCGCCGCGCTCACGTTCACCACGTCCGCGCCGGCGGGTCCCGACGTCCCGCCGGTCGCCGGGACGACGCCCGGCACGATCGACGTGTGGACCACCCCGACGACGACGCAGCCCGGCCTGCGCACCGTCGACGTCACCTCCTGCGGGTGA
- a CDS encoding sigma-70 family RNA polymerase sigma factor, producing MTTDASPDEKSDESADDGPVRPAATGVPDALTPRPAPGTAVPRHDEEWFAGVFTAHASALYRYFRRRLPGAAGGAGPDADDLAAEVLATAWRRRDDVPDGAELPWLYRTAGFVLANHRRKARAIPVADVPERGDEGADVEHVVVQDDEVRRALAALSDRDRRILLLHAWEGLGGEDLAAVLGTSRGGADAALSRARARLRTAWAEQAALAQEPGA from the coding sequence GTGACGACCGACGCGTCGCCCGACGAGAAGTCCGACGAGAGCGCCGACGACGGACCCGTCCGGCCCGCCGCCACCGGGGTGCCGGACGCGCTGACCCCGCGCCCTGCTCCCGGGACGGCCGTGCCCCGGCACGACGAGGAGTGGTTCGCGGGCGTGTTCACCGCCCACGCGTCCGCGCTCTACCGATACTTCCGCCGTCGGCTGCCGGGCGCCGCGGGGGGAGCGGGGCCCGACGCCGACGACCTCGCCGCGGAGGTCCTCGCGACGGCCTGGCGGCGGCGCGACGACGTGCCCGACGGCGCCGAGCTCCCGTGGCTGTACCGCACGGCGGGGTTCGTGCTCGCCAACCACCGGCGCAAGGCTCGCGCGATCCCCGTCGCGGACGTGCCGGAGCGCGGCGACGAGGGCGCCGACGTCGAGCACGTCGTGGTGCAGGACGACGAGGTGCGGCGGGCGCTCGCCGCGCTGTCCGACCGCGACCGCCGCATCCTGCTCCTGCACGCGTGGGAGGGGCTGGGCGGCGAGGACCTGGCCGCCGTCCTCGGGACGTCGCGCGGGGGAGCCGACGCCGCGCTCTCCCGGGCGCGGGCCCGGCTGCGCACCGCGTGGGCGGAGCAGGCCGCGCTCGCGCAAGAGCCGGGCGCCTGA
- a CDS encoding inositol-3-phosphate synthase, translated as MHHFASDGSSDRPAPDARTGLWLVGARGSVATTATLGLAAIADGRAAPTGCVTVSEPFASAPLPSFGDLVVGGHDISDVSMVKRAELLVEAGMIAPRLLTAAHAALERADAEVRPGYSAHPAEGAPRESQQAAAERLAADIVDFRERHGLARVVVVDLVSTEPLPEPAPELSDRDLLRAALADPERAVLPPSSVTAYAALLAGAPFAEFTPSASMHLPVLLELAAELGVPVAGQDGKTGQTWLRTILAPAFAARGLRVLSWAGANLLGGGDGATLADPEAVQSKLASKSRGLQDLTGSEVTPLHIDNVPDLGDIKVAWDHVHVEGFLGSRLTLQTTWSAYDSMLAAPLVLDLARLLALADAAGYGGPVAELGFFFKDPWGSDVHDFAAQTVALADWVREASARVGAAPADRS; from the coding sequence ATGCACCACTTCGCTTCTGACGGCTCGTCAGACCGCCCGGCTCCGGACGCGCGCACGGGGCTCTGGCTCGTCGGCGCCCGCGGATCCGTCGCGACCACCGCGACCCTGGGCCTCGCGGCCATCGCCGACGGGCGTGCCGCGCCGACGGGGTGCGTCACCGTCTCCGAGCCCTTCGCGTCCGCCCCGCTCCCGTCGTTCGGCGACCTCGTCGTCGGCGGCCACGACATCTCCGACGTCTCCATGGTCAAGCGCGCCGAGCTGCTCGTCGAGGCCGGGATGATCGCCCCGCGCCTGCTCACCGCCGCGCACGCCGCGCTCGAGCGGGCCGACGCCGAGGTCCGGCCCGGCTACTCCGCCCACCCTGCCGAGGGGGCGCCCCGCGAGTCGCAGCAGGCCGCGGCGGAGCGGCTCGCCGCGGACATCGTCGACTTCCGCGAGCGGCACGGCCTCGCGCGCGTCGTCGTCGTCGACCTCGTGTCCACGGAGCCCCTGCCCGAGCCGGCCCCCGAGCTCTCCGACCGCGACCTCCTGCGGGCGGCGCTCGCCGACCCGGAGCGCGCCGTCCTGCCGCCGAGCTCCGTGACCGCGTACGCCGCGCTGCTCGCGGGCGCCCCGTTCGCCGAGTTCACGCCGTCGGCGAGCATGCACCTGCCGGTGCTCCTCGAGCTCGCGGCCGAGCTCGGGGTCCCGGTCGCGGGCCAGGACGGCAAGACCGGCCAGACGTGGCTGCGCACGATCCTCGCGCCCGCCTTCGCGGCGCGCGGCCTGCGCGTGCTGTCCTGGGCGGGGGCCAACCTGCTCGGCGGCGGCGACGGCGCGACCCTCGCCGACCCCGAGGCGGTGCAGAGCAAGCTCGCCTCCAAGTCGCGCGGCCTGCAGGACCTCACGGGCAGCGAGGTCACCCCGCTGCACATCGACAACGTGCCGGACCTGGGCGACATCAAGGTCGCGTGGGACCACGTGCACGTCGAGGGCTTCCTCGGCTCGCGCCTCACGCTGCAGACCACGTGGTCCGCCTACGACTCGATGCTCGCGGCCCCGCTCGTGCTCGACCTCGCGCGCCTGCTCGCGCTCGCCGACGCCGCCGGGTACGGGGGTCCGGTCGCCGAGCTCGGGTTCTTCTTCAAGGACCCGTGGGGGAGCGACGTGCACGACTTCGCGGCGCAGACCGTCGCGCTCGCGGACTGGGTCCGCGAGGCGTCCGCCCGCGTCGGCGCCGCACCGGCCGACCGGTCGTGA
- a CDS encoding SCO3242 family prenyltransferase, giving the protein MTGSLHDHLDLVRAPAVLSVVGDTLAGAAAAGHALTPRRALLPVASACLYAGGMALNDYADRHLDAVERPERPIPSGRISERRALQVAVGLTAAGVGLAAAGGGARALAVAVPLAASVWTYDTVAKEHAAGPVVMAACRGLDVLMGAGVGHLRAALPAAAGMAVHTAGVTLVSRGEVHGTTSSLATAVAAATAVGGAVVGVGALRRGRGDGPGRRTRVATAVAGAVAAGAYLATALPRQVDAAITPSAGNAFAATKAGIRAMLPLQAAWAARGGSLASVAVLAGVEVAGRLLRRAGRGPGRAEMSET; this is encoded by the coding sequence GTGACCGGCTCGCTCCACGACCACCTCGACCTGGTCCGCGCCCCCGCGGTCCTCTCGGTGGTCGGTGACACGCTCGCGGGCGCGGCAGCCGCCGGCCACGCGCTGACGCCGCGCCGCGCGCTGCTCCCCGTGGCCTCCGCGTGCCTCTACGCGGGCGGCATGGCGCTCAACGACTACGCGGACCGGCACCTCGACGCGGTCGAGCGGCCCGAGCGCCCGATCCCGTCCGGCCGGATCTCGGAGCGTCGCGCGCTCCAGGTCGCCGTGGGGCTCACGGCGGCGGGCGTCGGTCTCGCCGCGGCGGGCGGCGGCGCCCGTGCGCTGGCCGTCGCCGTCCCGCTCGCTGCGAGCGTCTGGACGTACGACACGGTCGCCAAGGAGCACGCGGCGGGCCCCGTCGTCATGGCCGCGTGCCGTGGTCTCGACGTCCTCATGGGTGCGGGCGTCGGGCACCTGCGCGCCGCGCTGCCCGCGGCGGCAGGGATGGCGGTGCACACCGCGGGGGTGACGCTCGTGTCGCGCGGCGAGGTGCACGGCACGACGTCGTCGCTCGCCACCGCCGTGGCCGCGGCCACCGCGGTGGGCGGTGCGGTCGTCGGCGTCGGGGCGCTGCGTCGCGGTCGCGGGGACGGCCCGGGCCGCAGGACGCGCGTGGCGACGGCGGTCGCCGGGGCGGTGGCGGCCGGCGCGTACCTCGCGACGGCGCTGCCCCGCCAGGTCGACGCCGCGATCACGCCCTCCGCGGGCAACGCCTTCGCGGCCACCAAGGCGGGGATCCGGGCGATGCTCCCGCTCCAGGCGGCGTGGGCCGCGCGCGGTGGCAGCCTCGCGTCGGTCGCGGTGCTCGCGGGCGTCGAGGTCGCGGGACGGCTCCTGCGCCGCGCCGGGCGCGGGCCCGGCCGTGCCGAGATGAGCGAGACGTGA
- a CDS encoding sugar phosphate isomerase/epimerase family protein has translation MSADEAPGRSMPFTLGYGTNGFTDHPLDVALDVLDHEGYGAVALTLGFPHLDPFADGWRAEADALRARLDALCGGAGMRVVVETGTRFLLDPYRKHRPTLVDAEADARLRFLGRAVEIAAALDAECVSFFSGVLPDGSSPSDGWALLRDRLPVLVEHARAHGVRLSLEPEPGMLVETVGDALRLRDELGGDAGDLAGLGITVDVGHCLVVEPGGVVGALRAAAPYLANVQLDDMPRTHHEHRPFGEGEIDLPLVLATLADVGYTGVAAVELPRHSYDAPGLAHRSMTALQAAWATRGASTPDQDRSLSDHPQEAP, from the coding sequence GTGAGCGCGGACGAGGCCCCCGGGCGGAGCATGCCGTTCACCCTCGGGTACGGCACCAACGGCTTCACGGACCACCCGCTCGACGTCGCGCTCGACGTGCTCGACCACGAGGGCTACGGCGCCGTCGCGCTCACGCTCGGGTTCCCGCACCTCGACCCGTTCGCGGACGGGTGGCGCGCGGAGGCCGACGCGCTGCGCGCACGGCTCGACGCGCTGTGCGGCGGGGCGGGGATGCGGGTCGTCGTCGAGACGGGCACGCGGTTCCTCCTCGACCCGTACCGCAAGCACCGGCCCACGCTCGTGGACGCCGAGGCCGACGCCCGGCTGCGGTTCCTGGGCCGTGCGGTCGAGATCGCGGCCGCTCTCGACGCCGAGTGCGTCTCGTTCTTCTCGGGCGTCCTGCCCGACGGCTCGTCCCCGTCCGACGGCTGGGCGCTCCTGCGCGACCGCCTGCCCGTGCTCGTCGAGCACGCGCGCGCCCACGGCGTGCGGCTCTCGCTCGAGCCCGAGCCCGGCATGCTCGTCGAGACCGTCGGTGACGCCCTGCGGCTGCGCGACGAGCTCGGCGGCGACGCCGGTGACCTGGCGGGCCTCGGCATCACGGTCGACGTCGGGCACTGCCTCGTCGTCGAGCCCGGCGGCGTCGTGGGCGCGCTGCGCGCCGCCGCGCCGTACCTCGCCAACGTGCAGCTCGACGACATGCCGCGCACGCACCACGAGCACCGGCCCTTCGGCGAGGGTGAGATCGACCTGCCGCTCGTGCTCGCGACGCTCGCCGACGTCGGGTACACCGGCGTCGCCGCGGTCGAGCTGCCCCGCCACTCGTACGACGCCCCCGGCCTCGCGCACCGCAGCATGACAGCGCTGCAAGCGGCCTGGGCGACCCGGGGCGCGAGCACGCCCGACCAGGACCGATCCCTCTCCGACCACCCCCAGGAGGCGCCATGA
- a CDS encoding EboA domain-containing protein yields MTEPAPAAPAAPDGATTEGERWLAEARAAVGQDPAAVSRAFALAGRKVGRSPVRPETDPAGTVHGTVDDAARTALVVALAEAVGRRGTDGDAALAARLADLYQHGDTAERRGVLRGLDALTERGALAGEAATSVVAVGRDLAADALRTNDQSLVAAAVGPFAAAHLDQHVWRHAVLKLVFMGVSLDAVAGLDDRADDELARMARDFAAERRAAGRVVPDDVARLAPDVTTGRTA; encoded by the coding sequence ATGACCGAGCCAGCCCCCGCCGCCCCCGCGGCCCCGGACGGCGCGACCACCGAGGGCGAGCGCTGGCTCGCCGAGGCGCGCGCCGCCGTCGGGCAGGACCCCGCGGCGGTGTCGCGCGCGTTCGCGCTCGCGGGTCGCAAGGTCGGCCGGTCACCGGTCCGTCCCGAGACGGACCCCGCGGGCACCGTCCACGGCACCGTCGACGACGCCGCGCGCACCGCGCTCGTCGTCGCCCTCGCCGAGGCGGTCGGCCGCCGCGGCACGGACGGCGACGCGGCGCTCGCCGCGCGCCTCGCCGACCTGTACCAGCACGGGGACACCGCCGAGCGGCGCGGGGTGCTGCGTGGTCTCGACGCGCTCACCGAGCGCGGGGCGCTCGCGGGCGAGGCGGCGACGTCGGTCGTCGCGGTCGGCCGCGACCTCGCCGCGGACGCGCTGCGCACCAACGACCAGAGCCTCGTCGCGGCGGCGGTCGGGCCGTTCGCGGCGGCGCACCTCGACCAGCACGTGTGGCGCCACGCCGTCCTCAAGCTCGTGTTCATGGGCGTCAGCCTCGACGCCGTCGCCGGTCTCGACGACCGCGCGGACGACGAGCTCGCCCGCATGGCGCGCGACTTCGCCGCCGAGCGCCGCGCGGCGGGACGCGTCGTGCCCGACGACGTCGCCCGCCTCGCCCCTGACGTCACCACCGGGAGGACCGCCTGA
- a CDS encoding TatD family hydrolase has translation MRIFDPHIHMTSRTTDDYEALYAAGVRALVEPAFWLGQPRTNVGSFLDYFDALLGWERFRAAQFGIRHHATIALNPKEANDARCREVLDEIPRYLLKDGVVAVGEVGYDSMTPEEDEVFSRQLQMARDVDLPVLVHTPHRDKLSGTRRTLDVVRESGVPSEHVLVDHLNETNVALVLDAGAWAGFSIYPDTKMDEDRMVAILQEHGTDRMIVNSAADWGRSDPLKTLKTGRAMLAAGFTDDDVDKVLWRNPVEFYGQSGNLVLDPVPGFVEGDLPSPGVEFEGSSVLRGVRA, from the coding sequence ATGCGCATCTTCGACCCCCACATCCACATGACGAGCCGCACGACGGACGACTACGAGGCCCTGTACGCCGCGGGCGTGCGCGCGCTCGTCGAGCCGGCGTTCTGGCTCGGCCAGCCGCGCACGAACGTGGGGTCGTTCCTCGACTACTTCGACGCGCTGCTGGGCTGGGAGCGGTTCCGGGCCGCGCAGTTCGGCATCCGTCACCACGCGACGATCGCCCTCAACCCCAAGGAGGCGAACGACGCGCGCTGCCGCGAGGTGCTCGACGAGATCCCGCGCTACCTGCTGAAGGACGGCGTCGTGGCGGTCGGCGAGGTCGGGTACGACTCGATGACGCCCGAGGAGGACGAGGTGTTCTCCCGCCAGCTCCAGATGGCGCGCGACGTCGACCTGCCGGTCCTCGTGCACACGCCGCACCGCGACAAGCTCTCGGGCACGCGCCGCACGCTCGACGTCGTGCGCGAGTCCGGGGTGCCGTCCGAGCACGTGCTCGTCGACCACCTCAACGAGACGAACGTGGCGCTGGTGCTCGACGCCGGGGCGTGGGCCGGGTTCTCGATCTACCCGGACACGAAGATGGACGAGGACCGCATGGTCGCGATCCTCCAGGAGCACGGCACCGACCGGATGATCGTCAACTCCGCAGCCGACTGGGGGCGCTCCGACCCGCTCAAGACGCTCAAGACCGGACGCGCGATGCTCGCCGCCGGGTTCACCGACGACGACGTCGACAAGGTGCTGTGGCGCAACCCCGTCGAGTTCTACGGGCAGTCCGGCAACCTCGTGCTCGACCCGGTGCCGGGCTTCGTCGAGGGCGACCTCCCGTCGCCCGGCGTGGAGTTCGAGGGCTCGTCCGTGCTGCGCGGCGTGCGGGCCTGA
- the eboE gene encoding metabolite traffic protein EboE gives MLLSYCTNVHPAEDLDGVVDQLVTYAGPVREAAGLDVLGVGLWMPATLAHRLAASPADRAWLRAVLDEQGLQVHTLNAFPYGGFHADVVKLDVYTPTWADPARLEYTLACAEVLADLLPDGVPGSISTLPLAWREPWSDADDEAATRAFVALGEGLRDLRERTGKVVRVAVEPEPGCVLDTVDDVVSWLAARTGPVGSAGASDEGRIDPEHVGVCLDTCHLAVSFADRRAGTAETVRRITDSGLRVVKVQASAALHVDDPSDPVARSAVGAFAEKRYIHQVRELTATGDVLAADDLPDALGGATAPEPGDAVGHDDAGQDGDAPTATIGRPGALPGEGPWRVHFHVPLHHEPAPPLAATTDVLRDAVDAVRAAPHGDEAHLDVETYTWSVLPEGATTTSLVAGIAAELRWATTHLTPTPAEHDTEDANGPLTTPMSGSTAGHVVLGGQDTTTRRTA, from the coding sequence ATGCTGTTGTCGTACTGCACCAACGTCCACCCCGCCGAGGACCTCGACGGGGTCGTCGACCAGCTCGTCACCTACGCGGGTCCCGTCCGCGAGGCCGCGGGGCTCGACGTCCTCGGCGTCGGGCTGTGGATGCCCGCGACGCTCGCGCACCGGCTCGCGGCGTCCCCGGCGGACCGCGCGTGGCTCCGCGCCGTCCTCGACGAGCAGGGCCTCCAGGTCCACACGCTCAACGCGTTCCCGTACGGCGGGTTCCACGCGGACGTCGTCAAGCTCGACGTCTACACGCCCACGTGGGCCGACCCTGCGCGGCTGGAGTACACGCTCGCGTGCGCGGAGGTCCTCGCCGACCTCCTGCCCGACGGCGTCCCCGGCTCGATCTCGACGCTCCCTCTCGCGTGGCGTGAGCCGTGGTCGGACGCCGACGACGAGGCCGCGACGCGCGCGTTCGTCGCCCTGGGCGAAGGGCTGCGCGACCTCCGCGAGCGGACGGGGAAGGTCGTCCGGGTCGCGGTCGAGCCGGAGCCGGGCTGCGTGCTGGACACGGTCGACGACGTCGTGAGCTGGCTCGCGGCGCGGACGGGGCCGGTGGGCTCTGCCGGTGCGTCGGACGAGGGGCGGATCGACCCCGAGCACGTCGGGGTGTGCCTCGACACGTGCCACCTTGCGGTGTCGTTCGCGGACCGCCGCGCGGGGACGGCCGAGACGGTGCGTCGCATCACCGATTCGGGGCTGCGGGTCGTCAAGGTGCAGGCGTCCGCCGCGCTGCACGTCGACGACCCGTCCGACCCCGTCGCACGGTCCGCCGTCGGGGCGTTCGCCGAGAAGCGGTACATCCACCAGGTGCGCGAGCTGACCGCCACCGGCGACGTGCTCGCCGCGGACGACCTGCCCGACGCGCTGGGTGGCGCCACCGCACCGGAGCCGGGGGACGCCGTCGGGCACGACGACGCCGGGCAGGACGGCGACGCGCCCACCGCGACGATCGGGCGACCGGGCGCGCTGCCGGGGGAGGGGCCGTGGCGCGTGCACTTCCACGTGCCGCTGCACCACGAGCCCGCCCCGCCGCTCGCGGCGACGACCGACGTCCTGCGGGACGCGGTCGACGCGGTCCGCGCGGCACCGCACGGCGACGAGGCCCACCTCGACGTCGAGACGTACACGTGGTCGGTGCTCCCCGAGGGCGCAACCACGACCTCGCTCGTCGCGGGCATAGCGGCCGAGCTCCGCTGGGCCACCACCCACCTCACCCCCACCCCCGCCGAACACGACACGGAGGACGCGAACGGGCCGTTGACGACCCCCATGTCGGGTTCGACGGCGGGCCATGTCGTGCTCGGCGGGCAGGACACCACCACCAGGAGGACCGCATGA
- a CDS encoding alkaline phosphatase family protein — protein sequence MKPVLLLDVVGLTSTALAHMPRLRQLAASGWQSELATVLPAVTCSVQATMTTGLSPSQHGIVGNGWYFRELGDVYLWRQHARLVEGEKLWEAARRARREYSSANVCWWNAMGMTTDVTVTPRPIYHADGRKSPDAYVRPPALHDDLVGRFGEFPLFTYWGPTADISSSRWIVDATRHVLRTHAPDLTMAYVPHLDYDLQRFGPTSPQADAAAAELDATLAPLLDDAANQGVTVLVVSEYGIADVDTPVHLNRILRREGLLEVYVQDGKEQLDPWTSRAFAVADHQVAHVYLGDQHDPALKRRVTDLLRGVPGVDEVLDREAQARYGLDHERSGDLVVVAEPGAWFTYYFWLDDARAPEYARGVDIHRKPGYDPAELFFDPADKLAKAKAGLNLVKKKVGLRYAMSTVPLDASYVKGSHGRLPVSSADTPLVLCSDAEVPASVAGIVESGSGQVPAAAIKGLVLELQGLGVRV from the coding sequence ATGAAGCCCGTGCTGCTGCTCGATGTCGTCGGGCTCACCTCGACCGCGCTCGCGCACATGCCGCGCCTGCGCCAGCTCGCCGCGAGCGGGTGGCAGTCCGAGCTCGCGACCGTGCTGCCCGCGGTGACGTGCAGCGTCCAGGCCACGATGACGACCGGGCTCAGCCCGTCGCAGCACGGGATCGTCGGGAACGGCTGGTACTTCCGCGAGCTCGGCGACGTGTACCTGTGGCGGCAGCACGCCCGGCTCGTCGAGGGCGAGAAGCTGTGGGAGGCCGCGCGCCGCGCACGCCGCGAGTACTCGTCGGCGAACGTGTGCTGGTGGAACGCGATGGGCATGACGACCGACGTCACCGTCACGCCGCGACCGATCTACCACGCCGACGGTCGCAAGTCCCCGGACGCGTACGTGCGCCCGCCGGCGCTGCACGACGACCTCGTCGGCCGGTTCGGCGAGTTCCCCCTGTTCACGTACTGGGGTCCGACGGCGGACATCTCCTCGTCGCGGTGGATCGTCGACGCGACCCGGCACGTGCTCCGGACGCACGCCCCGGATCTCACGATGGCGTACGTCCCGCACCTCGACTACGACCTCCAGCGGTTCGGGCCGACGTCCCCGCAGGCCGACGCCGCCGCGGCCGAGCTCGACGCGACGCTCGCCCCCCTGCTCGACGACGCCGCGAACCAGGGCGTCACCGTCCTCGTGGTCTCCGAGTACGGCATCGCGGACGTTGACACCCCCGTGCACCTCAACCGCATCCTGCGCCGCGAGGGCCTGCTCGAGGTCTACGTGCAGGACGGCAAGGAGCAGCTCGACCCGTGGACGTCGCGCGCGTTCGCCGTCGCGGACCACCAGGTCGCGCACGTCTACCTGGGGGACCAGCACGACCCCGCGCTCAAGCGTCGCGTCACCGACCTGCTGCGCGGCGTCCCGGGCGTCGACGAGGTGCTCGACCGCGAGGCGCAGGCCCGGTACGGGCTCGACCACGAGCGCTCGGGAGACCTCGTCGTCGTCGCCGAGCCGGGCGCCTGGTTCACGTACTACTTCTGGCTCGACGACGCGCGCGCGCCGGAGTACGCGCGCGGCGTCGACATCCACCGCAAGCCGGGCTACGACCCCGCCGAGCTGTTCTTCGACCCCGCGGACAAGCTGGCGAAGGCGAAGGCCGGTCTCAACCTCGTGAAGAAGAAGGTCGGCCTGCGGTACGCGATGAGCACGGTCCCGCTCGACGCCTCGTACGTGAAGGGCTCGCACGGCCGGCTCCCGGTCTCGTCGGCCGACACCCCCCTCGTGCTGTGCTCCGACGCCGAGGTGCCGGCGTCGGTCGCGGGGATCGTGGAGAGCGGTTCGGGACAGGTCCCGGCCGCGGCGATCAAGGGCCTCGTGCTGGAGCTGCAAGGGCTCGGCGTCCGGGTCTGA